Genomic window (Microbacterium oxydans):
CCACGGCGGACGACTTCGAGAAGAATCCGCTGCTCGTGAAGGGCTACATCGGCCCCTGGTCGCCGACCGGCGCCGTGCTGGGCGAGGAGTCCGCCACCGGCATCCGTTACCTGGTCGACCCGCGGGTCAGCGAGGGCACGAGCTGGATCACGGGCGCGAACATCGACCAGAAGCACGCGCACTCGGTCGTCGCCGGGCGCGACTTCGAGGCCGATGGCATCATCGAGATCGCGAACGTGCGCGCCGGCGACCCCGCCCCCGACGGCTCCGGCCCCGTGGAGCTCGCCCGCGGCATGGAGATCGGTCACGTCTTCCAGCTCGGTCGCAAGTACGCCGAGGCGCTCGGCCTCAAGGTGCTCAACGAGAACGGCAAGCTCGTCACCGTCACGATGGGCTCCTACGGCATCGGCGTGACGCGCGTCCTCGCGATCATCGCCGAGCTCAACAACGACGACAAGGGCCTCATCTGGCCGACGTCCGTCTCGCCCTTCGACGTGCAGGTCGTGGCCGCCGGTCGCGATCAGGTCGCGTTCGAGGTGGCGGAGTCGCTCTCGGCCCAGCTCGAGACCCACGGGCTCGACGTGCTGTACGACGACCGTCCCAAGGTGTCGCCCGGCGTGAAGTTCGGCGACGCCGAGCTCGTCGGCGTGCCGAAGATCGTCATCGTCGGACGCGGCGCCGCCGACGGCCAGGTCGAGTTGTGGGACCGTCGCACCGGTGACCGCGACGCCGTCACCGTCGCCGAGGCCGTGGAGCGACTCACCGCCGCCGAGTGAGCCACCCCGGCGGCGTCGTCAGCAGACGATGCGGCCGTGGTTCATGATGTCGTCATCCGGAGTGTCGCGGGTGACCAGGGACTTGAGGGCGCCGGCCGCCATGGCCAGCTTGCCCTTCGCCGGCTCCCAGAACTCCGTCACGGTCGGCGTCACCTTGAGAAGGGCGATCCCGGGGGTGTCGAGGCCGTCGGCGAACCAGATCTCCAGCGACGCCGAGTAGAGCTCTTCCATCTTCGCCCGATCATGGACGACCTCTGCGGTGCCGGCGACGGAGACGTATCGCATCCCCTTGGCGTCGCAGTAGGCGAGACCGACGTCGTGGTGTCGCTGCGCCTCCTCGACCTTCTCGGTGTCCTCCGCGGTGAAGAACCAGATGTCGCCGGCGTCGTCCATCTGCCGGGTCGACATGGGTCGGCTCACGAGGTTGCCGTCGTCGTCGACCGTGGTGAGCATCGTGATGTCGATGTCCTCCACGAGCTCGGCGACGCGGGCGAGGGCTTCGGGTCCGGTGATCTCTGTCATGGTGCCAGCGTGCCCTGGAGTGCGGGGGAGGGCACGGGCGTTGACACCGGGGCCGGGTCGTGGCACGGACCCGACCGTGTCGACGCGAAGCCCGGCGTTGCGAGGCGGGGTCGCCCCGCCTCATGACACGCTGGAGTCATGATCGACGAACCCCTGCCCGAAGCCCTCAGCTCCGAGATCAACGCCGTCCTCGACGACGCGGGCGTGCACGCCGACCGACGCCTGGTGATGCGGATGCTGCGCACCGCGATCCTGCTCGGCGAGGACGGCGCGGACCGCCTCGACCTGAAGATCGCCTCCGCGGCCCTCGCCGAGATGCGCGACGCCTTCCGACTGTTCGCGCCGTTCCGCGGTGTCCCGAAGGTGACCGTCTTCGGCTCCGCCCGCACGCGGCAGGACGATCCGCTCTACCTGACCGCTCGCGACGTCGCCTCGGCGCTGGCGGGCGACGGCTGGATGGTCGTCACCGGTGCCGGCCCCGGCATCATGCAGGCCGCCTCCGAGGGGGCCGGCCCCGCGCTGTCGCTCGGCGTGTCGATCCGACTGCCCTTCGAGGAGAAGCCGAACGGCTTCGTCGCGGGCCAGGATCACGTCGTCGCGATGAAGTACTTCTTCACGCGCAAGCTGATGCTCATCAAGGAGTCCCTGGGCTTCATCTGCCTTCCCGGCGGGTTCGGCACCCTCGACGAGATGTTCGAGCTGCTCACGCTGCAGCAGACCGGAAAGGCGGAGCCGACGCCGATCGTGCTCCTCGACCAGCCGGGCGGGACGTTCTGGCAGGGCCTGCGCAGCTTCATCGATGATCACCTCGCTCCCACCGGCGTCATCTCGCCGGGCGACTTCGACCGCGTCGTGATCACGGATTCCGTCGAGGCGGCGCGAGCCGAGATCACCGGGTTCTGGCACAACTACGACTCGCTGCGGTGGGTCGGCGATGCCCTCGTGCTGCGGCTGCGGGCGGAGCCGACGGATGAGGAGATCGCGTCGCTCAACGAGCAGTTCGGCGGGATGCTGTCCTCGGGGCGCATCGAACGGACGGCGCCGCGGCAGCCGGAGATCGCCGACGAGGATCTCCTGGACCTGCCGCGTCTGTCCCTGCACCTCGATCAGCGTCAGGTCGGGAACCTGTTC
Coding sequences:
- a CDS encoding TIGR00730 family Rossman fold protein; translation: MIDEPLPEALSSEINAVLDDAGVHADRRLVMRMLRTAILLGEDGADRLDLKIASAALAEMRDAFRLFAPFRGVPKVTVFGSARTRQDDPLYLTARDVASALAGDGWMVVTGAGPGIMQAASEGAGPALSLGVSIRLPFEEKPNGFVAGQDHVVAMKYFFTRKLMLIKESLGFICLPGGFGTLDEMFELLTLQQTGKAEPTPIVLLDQPGGTFWQGLRSFIDDHLAPTGVISPGDFDRVVITDSVEAARAEITGFWHNYDSLRWVGDALVLRLRAEPTDEEIASLNEQFGGMLSSGRIERTAPRQPEIADEDLLDLPRLSLHLDQRQVGNLFRLIGAINALPSAPAR
- a CDS encoding pyridoxamine 5'-phosphate oxidase family protein — encoded protein: MTEITGPEALARVAELVEDIDITMLTTVDDDGNLVSRPMSTRQMDDAGDIWFFTAEDTEKVEEAQRHHDVGLAYCDAKGMRYVSVAGTAEVVHDRAKMEELYSASLEIWFADGLDTPGIALLKVTPTVTEFWEPAKGKLAMAAGALKSLVTRDTPDDDIMNHGRIVC